The Haematobia irritans isolate KBUSLIRL chromosome 1, ASM5000362v1, whole genome shotgun sequence DNA segment aaatcggctagaaaatatagtctctagacgcccaagaagtaaaaatcgagagatcagtttatatggaggttataccaaaaaatggaccgatatacctcagtttcggcgcacttatttgtggtccaaaaatacctctagatttcgaatttcaggcaaatcgggtaataaaaacagtttatagaagcccaagaatttcagacaaatcggatggtaaatatagtttctagacgcccaagaagtaaaatcgggagatcggtctatatgggggctataccataacatggaccgatgggcaccattttcggtacacctttttatggtcctcaaataactctatatttccaacttcgggcaaattggataaaaactacggtttttataggcccaagaccgaaatcgggaggttggtttatattagggctatatcaaaacatggaccgatacggaccattttcgacacaccaccttatgctcccaaaatacctctagatgtttaatttcatacaaatcggatagaaaatactgtttttggacgcgtaagaagcacaatcgggagatcggtctatatgggggctataccaaaacatggactgaaacggaccattttcgacacacctctttatagtcccacaatacctctagatttccaatttcaggcaaatcggatggtaagtatagtttccagaagcccaagaagcaaaatcgggagatcggtctatatgggggctatatcaaaacatggaccgatacggaccattttcgaaacacatccttatggtcctaaaatacctctagattttcaatttcagacaaatcggagagaaaacactgtttctagacgcctaagaagcaaaatcgggagatcggtctataagggggctataccaaaacatggaccgatacggactattttcgacacacctcaatcgggaggtcggtttatatggggactatatcaaaacttggaccgataaagcccatcttcgaacttgacctgcctgtaaacaaaacacgaacctgtgccaaatttcgggacgatagcgccattattgaaggctgtcgcgtgattacaacagacagacggacagacggacatgcttatatcgtcttagaatttctccctgatcaagaatatatatatatatactttatatagtcggaaatcgatatttcgatgtgttacaaacggaatgacaaacttaaagggtgatacggtcaaaatttggtcaatataaacctgacgtatttctttcaattttgcatttaagaaacctgaacacccctcattttgagggtgtgtgtgtagaatgttgctcctattttgattttggaattcactcttcagatgtcaaaatgccgtccaagcaaaaagagcagcgtatcaaaattttgctcgcgcatcgcgaaaatccgagctactcgcacgcaaagctggcaaaatcgctaaaagttgccaaatcaaccgttacaaatgtaattaaagtgtttggggaacgtttgtcgacagccaggaagtctggatcggggggaaatcgaaaaccggaagccgctgagacgacaaagagagttgccggtagtttcaagcgaaaccctaacctctctctccgaaacGCCGCAaacaagctgggtgtatcgtctacaaccgtgcatcgagccaaaaaacgagccggactatcgacttacaagaaggtagtgactccaaatcgcgatgataaacaaaatacgacggccaaagcgcgatcccggaggctgtacacgacgatgctgacgaagtttgactgcgtggtaatggacgacgaacctacgtcaaagccgactacaagcagcttccgggacaggagttttatactgcaaaaggaaggggaaaggcagcagatattttcaagcacataaaactatcaaagttcgcaaagaaatatctggtttggcaagccatctgtacctgtggcttgaaaagcagcattttcatagcttccgggactgtcaaccaagaaatttacgtgaaatagtgtttgaataaacgtctgctgcctttcctgaagaaacacggttgttccgtactgttttggcccgaTTTggaatcttgccattacggtaaaaaggccatacggtacggtacgccgccaacaacgtgcaagtggttcccaaggacaagaaccctcccaacacgccagagctccgcccaattgagaaatactgggctattgtcaagcggaacctaacgaaggccaaaaaactgctaaggacgagcagcagttcaaggcaaactggctttctgcggcgtagaaggtggacaaggtggctgtacaaaatctgatggcagctgtcaagcgtgaggcccggcaattcggatttggaaaagcgaaatcctaactgaatatttttcctgaattttatactaattgaacttgaaaaagaaatttaatttgattttttaaataaacgatttcaccgatttacacgcgttttcccttgaccaaattttgaccgtatcaccctttattatagccccgtcaccattttatggtggtgggtataaaaaacaatgtgataaaattttctgtacaaaaaattatttacaaaattttctattaaaataaacattttgacaaaattgtccatagaaataaaatgttgaaaaaattttttatagaaataaaattctgacaaaaatttctatagaaataaaattttgactaaattttccatagaaataaaattttgacaaaattttccatagaaataaaattttgacaaattttgttataaaattcaaattttgacatcatttttctttagaaataaagtgttaacaaaattttctattaaaataaaatttttgacagaattgtccatagaaataaaatgttgacaaaattgtctatagacatacaatattgacaaaattttctatagaattaaaattttctatagaaatagaagttggacatgattttctatagaaataaaattttgacaaaattttctataaaattaaaattttgacaaaattttttataaaattaaattttagatataatttttctacagaaataaaatgttgacaacattttttatagaaaaaacattttgacaaaaaatgtttacagaaatacattgttgacaatttttttaatggaaataaaatttaaaaaggagtgttttgtttggtagatttttgacaaaattttctcgaatcaGTGATCGTTAGTTTTCTTTATTCTCTCTTTTTTTGGCTAGAAATTAGTATCAAATTTATGCAgacaaagtcaaaatctttggaacttagTAAGCGTTTTTTAGTGAATTTTCACCCATCTTCACCCtagcggattttttttatttagaacaaaaaaaaaatatttagttgaGCTGTAACATAATTTTAAACTCTTAgttgatttcattaaaaaattaattgaatcaattgaaattttatttgaagaatTCTTAGTACACGCAATATACTCAATTGCCTTTTATTAAATAAgccttttatttaataaaaaatgttagtTGCGATATTTgacagttatttttttttggcaatttcaatcaaaaaactattatataaattattgtggtgattaaagataaaaactattttattcTTTGTTCCTTGTGTTTTAAGctttaaaatttccaatttcattccAAACAGCTGCCCACGGCCAATGATAAGACAAAAGTGTTCTGTTGTGGACCCATGAAAAGTGAACCTTTACAAATAAATGTTCAAGTTCCACAGACTGGCTATGTTCCAGGCCAATTGATACCCGTAACCATTGTTGTAAATAATGACACCAAAGTGGCAATTACGGAAATCCGTGTACGTTTGGTGATGACGGTCTGTGTCTCTAGCCAAATTCCTCGTGCCAAAGCAATCGATGAACATACAACAATTTCGAAATTACTTGGAGATCCTGTTCCAGTGTTGTGTAAAAAGCAATTCACCTATCTACTGCCGGTGCCAGCAACACCGCCTACATGTTTCAATCTATGCAGTATAATACAAATCGGCTATCACATTGAGGTAGAGGCTAAAATGAAAGGATTGTTTTATCACAATCAAATGATTGGTATACCGGTGACTATTGGCAATGTTCCATTAGTAGGAGTTGTACAACAACAGCCAAAGACAGCTCAAGCTCCTATGATGGATCAAGAGGAAAATCCTGGAGTAGTCAATGATCTTCCGTGGtcaaataatgaaaatattcgtaagTTAATTTTGACTTATGGAAGGAAATGCAAAATGATGAcatcatttatttttgttattacagCTTGTCCTAGTTTTGAGGAAGCCGTTTTTATGCCCCAAGCTGATATTGCTGAAGGACAAAAGCATGACTATGGTGAAACCAAATATTCTCCTAAATATCCGGTATTTGATATTCCCAGTCCTTCGATTGGCGATACTAATAATGCGACTGTTGACGCAAATAAATCCACTTggctatgaaaattttcgttttgtatttTAATGCGCGGAACCACAATTTAGAGTAGGTAAAAAAAGTCTGAGGATCTCTATGAATCGTTGTTGCACTCCATCGTATCAATCTGGTAACCTATAAAGGCAATTCCTTCACACAGACACATTCTTTGTTAGCTACTCCAAAATCAGGATTTTTGTATTGTGTAGGCATtgcttacaccgaaaaaagtctgtagttaaactaacgcaaattttcttttcccaatgaaattttcttttcttaagtATGTTTCAAATTGTACTAACTAAGCGGTAGTATATAGTTCAATgagcgtacacataagttcagtaTGGACTAAAGCAGAACAAAATTTCCGTATGATTCCAGGAAAAAAGTAAGAACTGTATTGTTACAATGGTCATGAttaggcgccaatgatttttttctttacttttagttaatttttttttcgtgaattgcagttaaaaagtataacATGGCAATAAAGTTTCCTGGATTTAGCAACGCCTTGTTCATATCTCAagatgtggagtacaatttagttcaattttcgtatgaGGTAGTTCAAacggtttaatgtttttctgtgtaatcaCAATAAAGTTCTCCAGGTTAAAATATCGCAAAAAATGTGGCAAATTACGTGTGATATAATATTccagtaaatgtagaaaaaaatctacactCAGGCAGTCGGACCTGATATGATGGGAATACAACGGCAACTACTTGAGAGCTATCGCTTTACATCTTGAAAGCAGTTGATAACATAGCaactagaaaatgttaactcagTCCAATTGTTAAGGCTTTTGAAATAGTCAGGCTGGTTTAACTGaggggtacactgaaaaaaagctgaacgtttacaaaacctaaatttgagGATACGATATCAAGGATcaatttctttgaaatgaaaaataatttttactggGCTACCGCAATAAACTAACTGCTTAATATTGGgcacaaatatttcttctgTATACATGCTGCCGAGTATTGCAATCAAGACGTATCGGATTATATACAGATATATCCACCATGTAGACCGAACCCAGGATTTAAGGGATTGAGGGACCTGAAGACTAAGCTTTCATGCGTCCAACTGAAGATATGTCGGTCTTTTGGTCGTTAGGcttttttcttttagtactggataCCCAAGCCGAGACGGACTAAAATATAACAGAGTATTCGTTTATCCAGAAAATGTCTTAAAATGTACAACACTGACATCAGCTGTCACAGAAAACAATTAATCACAGAAAACAAGCGAAGTCTTGCATTTTTTAAATGTGAAGTGCCCTAATAGTAATACAAATTTAGTGCTATGATTATATCTGACACTCTACCACTTTTAATTTCATATTATCCCACAAATTAATCACAATAAATTCCTATTGTGAATCGTGGAAacgtaattttaacaaaatgcaaTTTGGTAACACCGATGCAATTTGGGATGTTCTGAATAGAACACCATACACAGAGAAGGAACATGGTCaccccaaacatatttcaagaacaacatttttttttggacggtgaacagtaagatttttgtcgcaaaaatcttGTTCTCTCGGCGAACATATAACTGGTCAGATACAtagttttcgagaaaataacataattGCGGCAACTATGTTCTGAATAGCTCTTACAAATGTttcatagagcactaaaagaaacaagtatatacagcagtaagttcggccgggccgaatcttaaatacccaccaccatgaatcaaatataaggggttcctttgaaatttcagggggatttgaggACATAtcaaagcagagcagttcaaccagaacacttcccgaagataaatttaaagattttacctatgaaaacTGTATCAGATTCTGGTTTTATAAGAACCatctttgtttgaattttagaggaatcataaacatcccttgtaagtgtgcaagaaaattatacaataacgtcttgatttgaaatcttaaatctgtagattttcagaagtaaaatctggaaattttacatttagtttcaagcaattttcatgatcattgcgccttctatactctcaagaagtgaaatcggtctatatggaggcattacaaaatggacctataaaaacttaatccgatacacgtttttgtgagcctaaaatacaagaatatttacaaattcaggcaaatcggataaaaactacggtttctagaaacccaaggagttaaatcgggagatcgttctcatGGGGGCTATgctaaaatatggacctatacttaccgttttcggcacacgtctttatgccCCGAAAAtatatctagatttccaatttcaataaaaactacggtttttataagcccacgaccccgaatcgggaggtcggtaccaaaacatgaaccgatgctcaccatttttggcacatctccttATGGTTCTCTAGTACCtctcgatatccaatttcaggtaaatttaataaaaactgcggattctagaagcccaagaaataaaatcgggagatcggtctatatgtgggctatactaaatacatgggccgatacttacaatttttggcacacctctttatggtccgaaaatatctctagatttccaatttcaggcaaattggatagaaactacggtttctataagctcaagaattaaaatcgggagatcggtttatatgggggcttaagggtgatacggtcaaaatttggtcaatataaacttgacgtatttctttcaattttgcatttaaaaaacatgaacacccctcattttgaaggtgtgtgtgtgtagaatgttgctcctattttgattttggaattcattcttcagttgtcaaaatgccgtccaagcaagaagagcagcgtatcaaaattttgctcgcgcatcacgaaaatccgagctactcgcacgcaaagctggcaaaatcgctaaaagttgccaaatcaaccgttacaaatgtaattaaagtgtttggggaacgtttgtcgatagccaggaagtctggatcggggggaaatcgaaaaccggaagccgctgagacgacaaagagagttgccggtagtttcaagtgaaaccctaagctctctctctctccgagataccgcaaataagctgggtgtatcgtctacaaccgtgcatcgagccaaaaaaagagccggactatcgacttacaagaaggtagtgactccaagtcGCGATGATAAAaatatacgacggccaaagcgcgatcccggaggctgtacacgacgatgctgacgaagtttgactgtgtggtaatggacgacgaaatctacgtcaaagccgactacaagcagcttccgagacaggagttttatacagcaaaaggaaggggaaaggtagcagatattttcaagcacataaaactgtcaaagttcgcaaagaaatatctggtttggcaagccatctgtacctgtgtcttgaaaagcagcatttccatagcttccgggactgtcaaccgagaaatttacgtgaaagagtgtttgaataaacgtctgctgcctttcctgaagaaacacggttgttccgtactgttttggccggatttggcatcatgccattacggtaaaaaggccatggagtggtacgccgccaacaacgtgcaggtgcttcccagggacaagaaccctctcaacacgccagagctccgcccaattgagaaatactgggctattgtcaagcggaacctaaagaagaccaaaaaaactgctaaggacgagcaaatcataaattttagaggaatcataaacatcccttgtaagtgtgcaagaaaattatacaataacgtcttgatttgaaatcttaaatctgtagattttcagaagtaaaatctggaaattttacatttagtttcaagcaattttcatgatcattgcgccttctatactctcaagaagtgaaatcggtctatatggaggcattacaaaatggacctataaaaacttaatccgatacacgtttttgtgagcctaaaatacaagaatatttacaaattcaggcaaatcggataaaaactacggtttctagaaacccaaggagttaaatcgggagatcgttctcatGGGGGCTATgctaaaatatggacctatacttaccgttttcggcacacgtctttatgccCCGAAAAtatatctagatttccaatttcaataaaaactacggtttttataagcccacgaccccgaatcgggaggtcggtaccaaaacatgaaccgatgctcaccatttttggcacatctccttATGGTTCTCTAGTACCtctcgatatccaatttcaggtaaatttaataaaaactgcggattctagaagcccaagaaataaaatcgggagatcggtctatatgtgggctatactaaatacatgggccgatacttacaatttttggcacacctctttatggtccgaaaatatctctagatttccaatttcaggcaaattggatagaaactacggtttctataagctcaagaattaaaatcgggagatcggtttatatgggggcttaagggtgatacggtcaaaatttggtcaatataaacttgacgtatttctttcaattttgcatttaaaaaacatgaacacccctcattttgaaggtgtgtgtgtgtagaatgttgctcctattttgattttggaattcattcttcagttgtcaaaatgccgtccaagcaagaagagcagcgtatcaaaattttgctcgcgcatcacgaaaatccgagctactcgcacgcaaagctggcaaaatcgctaaaagttgccaaatcaaccgttacaaatgtaattaaagtgtttggggaacgtttgtcgatagccaggaagtctggatcggggggaaatcgaaaaccggaagccgctgagacgacaaagagagttgccggtagtttcaagtgaaaccctaagctctctctctctccgagataccgcaaataagctgggtgtatcgtctacaaccgtgcatcgagccaaaaaaagagccggactatcgacttacaagaaggtagtgactccaagtcGCGATGATAAAaatatacgacggccaaagcgcgatcccggaggctgtacacgacgatgctgacgaagtttgactgtgtggtaatggacgacgaaatctacgtcaaagccgactacaagcagcttccgagacaggagttttatacagcaaaaggaaggggaaaggtagcagatattttcaagcacataaaactgtcaaagttcgcaaagaaatatctggtttggcacgccatctgtacctgtgtcttgaaaagcagcatttccatagcttccgggactgtcaaccgagaaatttacgtgaaagagtgtttgaataaacgtctgctgcctttcctgaagaaacacggttgttccgtactgttttggccggatttggcatcatgccattacggtaaaaaggccatggagtggtacgccgccaacaacgtgcaggtgcttcccagggacaagaaccctctcaacacgccagagctccgcccaattgagaaatactgggctattgtcaagcggaacctaaagaagaccaaaaaaactgctaaggacgagcagcagttcaaggcaaactggctttctgcggcgaagaaggtggacaaggtggctgtacaaaatctgatggcaggtgtcaagcgtgaggcccggcaattcggatttggaaaagcgaaagcctaactgaatatttttcctgaattttatactaattgaacttgaaaaagaaatttaatttgataaataaataaacgataaataaacgatttcaccgatttacacgcgttttcccttgaccaaaatttgaccgtatcacccttataccaaattattaaccgatactcaccatttttggcacaactctttatggttataaaattcctctagatttcaaatttcaggcaaattagatgaaaactacgatttctataagcccaatatcccaaatcgagaggtcggtttatatggggactatatcaaaacctggaccgatatagcccatcttcgaactagacctgactgcagacaaaagacgagtttgtgcaaaatttcagcacgattgcctcattattgaagattgtagcgtgattacaacagtcagacggacatggttatatcgtcttggaatttctccctgatcaagaatatatatactttatatagtcggaaatcgatatttcgatgtgttgcaagcggaatgacaaacttattatacccccgtcaccattctatggtggtgggtataaaaagacctaTTATCACGCAGAAAGcgaattataattaaatatagccgccatatagatcgACCCCCGGATTGTATTCTTGGTGTATTCTGAAGGgaattcggtacgtgatgttgcttaaaagaataaacaaagatttttataccctccaccataggatggggggtatattaactttgtcattccgtttgtaacacatcgaaatattgctctaagaccccataaagtatatatattctgggtcgtggtgaaattctgagtcgatctgagcatgtccgtccgtccgtccgtccgtccgtccgtccgtctgttgaaatctcgctaacttccgaacgaaacaagctatcgacttgaaacttggcacaagtagttgttattgatgtaggtcggatggtattgcaaatgggccatatcggtccacttttacgtatagcccccatataaacggacccccaaatttggcttgcgaagcctataagagaagcaaatttcatccgatccggctgaaatttggtacatggtgttagtatgtggtctctaacaaccatgcaaaaattggtccacatcggtccataattatatatagcccccatataaaccgatcccccgatttggcttgcagagcctctaagagaaacaattttcatccgatccggctgaaatttggtacatggtgttagtatatggtctctaacaaccatgccaaaagtggtccatatcggtccataattatatatagcccccatataaaccgatcccccgatttggtttgcggagcctctaagagaagcaaatttcatccgatccggctgaaatttggtacatggtgttagtatatggtctctaacaaccatgcaaaaattggttcacatcggtccataattatatataggccccatataaaccgatcccccgatttggcttacggaacctctaagagaagcaaatttcatccgatccggctgaaatttggtacatggtgttagtatatggtctctaataaccatgcaaaaattggtccacatcggtccataattatatatagcccccatataaaccgatcccccgatttggcgtgcagagcctctaagagaaacaagtttcatccgatccggctgaaatttggtacatggtgttagtatatggtctctaacaaccatgcaaaaattggtctacatcggtccataattatatataggccccatataaaccgatcccccgatttggcttgcggaacctctaagagaagcaaatttcatccgatccggctgaaatttggtacatggtgttagtatatggtctctaacaaccatgcaaaaattggtccacatcggtccataattatatataggccccatataaaccgatcccccgatttggcttgcagagcctctaagagaaacaattttcatccgatccggctgaaatttggtacatggtgttagtatatggtctctaacaaccatgcaaaaattggtccatatcggtcaataattatatatagcccccatataaaccgatcccccgatttagcttgcggagcccctaagagaagcaaatttcatccgatccggctgaaatttggtatatggtgttagtatatggtctctaataaccatgcaaaaattggtccacatcggtgcataattatatatagcccccatataaaccaaccccagatgtgacttccggagcccccttggaagagtaaaattcatccgattcggttgaaatttggtaagcgatgttagtatatggtatccaacaaccatgcaggaattggttcatatcagtccataattatatataacacccatataaaccgatccccagatttggcctccggtgccttttggagaagcaaaatttatccgatctggttgaaatttggtacgtggtggtagtatacgatatttaacaacagtgccaaaagtggtccatatcagtccataatcatatatagccccattataaaccgatcccgagatttggttttgtggcctcttggtacgtttagaagaagtttctacgcaatccatggtggaggatacataagcttcggcctggccgaacttacggccgtatatacttgttcattttACAAATAAATGAATCTCATTTTGTTGGCCAAAATAGTAAATTCGTAAACTAAGAGAACTTTATTAAATCAAGAGagtattttcttataattttatcCATAGGCTATGTGCCTATTAAACAAcggaaatatttgttaaatgaTACTCATCAaacattctaaaaaattctcacATACCTCCAAAACAGTGATTTTTTTCATCATCTATTTTTGTTCGTACTCAAAAatggaatattttctttaaacagATTCAGTTTGTTTATTACCCTTGGTTTAATTTctaatttagttttttgtttaacGTATACTTCCCGGATATTTCACACAGCTACATATGAGTTTTGTGAATACCAAGTGAATGAAGTTGTCAGGCTGTTATTAACCAGTCaacattcatatttttatttttgttgtcgttttgtttttaattgtttacCTAGAGAATTATATCAACAATCAA contains these protein-coding regions:
- the LOC142220087 gene encoding arrestin domain-containing protein 17-like, translated to MVVNCEIQFENNPQGCYFGGQVMTGKIVLSADKVKQVKAVVLKIRGYANTYWSEKGTKDKRTHYRGHVDYINSLTYLISPNSSDEPVIIEPGIHSFSFACHIPTTCPSSYEGNRGHIRYVVKVKLLRPWKYDEKFSQAFTVIKIMDLNYDTPLLKLPTANDKTKVFCCGPMKSEPLQINVQVPQTGYVPGQLIPVTIVVNNDTKVAITEIRVRLVMTVCVSSQIPRAKAIDEHTTISKLLGDPVPVLCKKQFTYLLPVPATPPTCFNLCSIIQIGYHIEVEAKMKGLFYHNQMIGIPVTIGNVPLVGVVQQQPKTAQAPMMDQEENPGVVNDLPWSNNENIPCPSFEEAVFMPQADIAEGQKHDYGETKYSPKYPVFDIPSPSIGDTNNATVDANKSTWL